The following coding sequences lie in one Pantanalinema sp. genomic window:
- a CDS encoding ABC transporter ATP-binding protein, with the protein MRRQLRRIAGLAWPHRGRYALGFGALLVTDLGNLGIPWLIGQFIDAARARGIDAAGALRFGLMVLGVAIVVAVFRYAWRMAIFGTARTIEFALRERFFKHLLSLSSGFYQRRTIGDLMAHATNDLNAIRGLLGEGVMAGFDTTIMLALTVVTMAGAIDWRLTLAAMIPLPVLALIQWRLASTIHHRFKEVQATFGTLSERVQENLSGVRVVKAFVQEAAEEERFGAVNQAYYDRYMHMTRLQALTDPMITFLSGLSAVIALGYGGSLVMSGELSLGRFIAFNSYLGMLVWPMLALGWVVNLAQRATASMERIQAILDEVPEVRDGAQVRAPQRIEGGLSIRDLTFRYAPDLPSALDGLSVQVPPGKTLGLIGRTGSGKTTLANLLVRAYDPPAGTVLLDGHDVNDLSLSALRGAIAYVPQDAFLFSDTLEANVAFDPAPHDAGAVRAAAAAAQLEGEIDAMPRGFSTVLGERGITLSGGQRQRVGIARALLKHASVLVLDDCLSAVDTHTEARLLSALKRHAERRTTIIASHRVSALQHADEILLLEAGRVIERGTHAELLALGGEYRRIYERQALEATLATEDA; encoded by the coding sequence GTGCGACGACAACTGCGCCGGATCGCCGGTCTGGCCTGGCCCCACCGGGGCCGCTACGCCCTGGGATTCGGCGCCCTGCTGGTGACCGACCTCGGCAACCTCGGCATCCCCTGGCTCATCGGGCAGTTCATCGACGCGGCCCGCGCGCGCGGCATCGACGCGGCCGGCGCGCTGAGGTTCGGCCTCATGGTGCTCGGCGTCGCGATCGTCGTCGCCGTCTTCCGCTACGCCTGGCGCATGGCCATCTTCGGGACGGCCCGCACCATCGAGTTCGCGCTGCGCGAGCGCTTCTTCAAGCACCTGCTCTCGCTCTCAAGCGGCTTCTACCAGCGCCGCACCATCGGCGACCTGATGGCCCACGCCACCAACGACCTCAACGCGATCCGGGGGCTCCTGGGCGAGGGGGTGATGGCGGGCTTCGACACGACCATCATGCTGGCGCTGACCGTCGTCACCATGGCCGGGGCCATCGACTGGCGCCTCACCCTCGCCGCCATGATCCCCCTGCCCGTCCTCGCCCTGATCCAGTGGCGCCTCGCGAGCACCATCCACCACCGCTTCAAGGAGGTGCAGGCCACCTTCGGCACCCTGTCCGAGCGGGTCCAGGAGAACCTCTCGGGGGTGCGGGTGGTCAAGGCCTTCGTCCAGGAAGCAGCCGAAGAGGAGCGCTTCGGGGCCGTCAACCAGGCCTACTACGACCGCTACATGCACATGACGCGCCTCCAGGCGCTCACCGACCCGATGATCACCTTTCTCTCCGGGCTGAGCGCGGTCATCGCCCTCGGCTACGGCGGGTCGCTGGTCATGAGCGGCGAGCTCTCGCTCGGTCGCTTCATCGCCTTCAATAGCTACCTGGGGATGCTGGTCTGGCCCATGCTGGCCCTCGGCTGGGTGGTGAACCTCGCCCAGCGCGCCACCGCCAGCATGGAGCGCATCCAGGCCATCCTCGACGAGGTCCCCGAGGTGAGGGACGGCGCCCAGGTGCGCGCCCCGCAGCGGATCGAGGGGGGCCTCTCGATCCGGGACCTCACCTTCCGCTACGCCCCGGACCTGCCGAGCGCCCTGGACGGCCTCTCGGTCCAGGTGCCCCCGGGCAAGACCCTCGGCCTCATCGGCCGCACGGGCAGCGGCAAGACCACGCTCGCCAACCTCCTGGTGAGGGCCTACGACCCGCCCGCGGGCACGGTCTTGCTGGACGGCCACGACGTGAACGACCTCTCGCTTTCGGCCCTGCGCGGGGCGATCGCCTACGTGCCCCAGGACGCGTTCCTTTTCTCGGACACCCTCGAGGCCAACGTGGCCTTCGACCCCGCCCCCCATGACGCCGGGGCCGTGCGCGCCGCGGCGGCCGCCGCCCAGCTCGAGGGCGAGATCGATGCCATGCCCCGCGGCTTCTCGACCGTGCTCGGCGAGCGCGGCATCACCCTCTCGGGCGGCCAGCGCCAGCGGGTCGGCATCGCCCGCGCCCTCTTGAAGCATGCGAGCGTGCTGGTCCTGGACGACTGCCTCTCGGCGGTCGACACTCACACCGAGGCGCGCCTGCTCTCGGCCCTCAAGCGGCACGCCGAGCGCCGCACCACGATCATCGCCTCGCACCGCGTCTCGGCCCTGCAGCACGCCGACGAGATCCTGCTGCTCGAAGCAGGACGGGTGATCGAGCGCGGGACGCACGCCGAGCTGCTCGCCCTGGGCGGCGAGTACCGCCGGATCTACGAGCGCCAGGCGCTCGAGGCCACCCTCGCCACGGAGGATGCATGA
- a CDS encoding ABC transporter ATP-binding protein yields the protein MSRRNFHEEESLAKGYDAELMRRLLAYARPHARTLALCVGLLAFLSAAQLAQPYLVKLAIDQVILPAEKLEVAGRGEAIARLWWLVGTYAALLVSSFGVSYVQTWLLQSAGQRIIYRIRQDVFAHLQKLSLSYFDANPVGRLVTRVTNDTETLNEMYTSVLVNLFRDCFSIAGILGMLFWLDARLAWVTCGVVPLVVAVVAFFRRLARENFREHRTRLARVNAFIAENLSGMRTIQIFNRENRQLDGFRAVNASYFEATWLHLQIFAVFRPALDLLGALALALVLWRGGALSAQGALQLGTLYAFTSYVRQLFQPINELAEKFNLLQSAMASSERIFQLLDTRSDIQDAASPVSSPGLVGGVEFDRVHFAYEEGHPVLKDVSFVVKPGETVAFVGHTGAGKSSILSLLARFYDVQEGSVRLDGHDVRDLPQATLRRGVGFVLQDVFLFAGDIRSNIRLNDPTITDAQVEEAARAVGADAFIRQLPKGYETVLSERGTTLSTGQRQLIAFARALAFDPAILVLDEATASIDSETEAVIQAALSRLSTGRTTLVVAHRLSTIQHADRIVVLHRGEVREVGTHAELLKREGLYHKLWRLQFEALQEAG from the coding sequence ATGAGCCGCCGCAACTTCCACGAAGAGGAGAGTCTCGCCAAGGGCTACGACGCGGAGCTGATGCGCCGGCTTCTGGCCTATGCCAGGCCCCACGCCCGCACCCTCGCACTGTGCGTCGGGCTGCTCGCCTTCCTGAGCGCGGCCCAGCTCGCCCAGCCCTACCTGGTCAAGCTCGCCATCGACCAGGTGATCCTGCCTGCGGAAAAGCTCGAGGTGGCGGGGCGGGGCGAGGCGATCGCCCGGCTTTGGTGGCTGGTCGGGACCTACGCGGCGCTCCTGGTTTCGAGCTTCGGCGTCTCGTATGTTCAGACCTGGCTCTTGCAGAGCGCGGGCCAGCGCATCATCTACCGGATCCGGCAGGACGTCTTCGCTCACCTCCAGAAGCTCTCGCTCTCCTACTTCGACGCCAATCCGGTGGGCCGCCTGGTCACCCGCGTCACCAACGACACCGAGACCCTCAACGAGATGTACACGAGCGTGCTCGTCAACCTCTTTCGCGACTGCTTCTCGATCGCGGGCATCCTCGGGATGCTGTTCTGGCTGGATGCGCGCCTCGCGTGGGTGACGTGCGGGGTCGTCCCGCTGGTGGTCGCGGTGGTCGCGTTCTTCAGGCGGCTGGCGCGCGAGAACTTCCGCGAGCACCGCACGCGCCTCGCGCGGGTCAACGCCTTCATCGCCGAGAACCTGTCGGGCATGCGCACCATCCAGATCTTCAACCGCGAAAACCGGCAGCTTGACGGCTTCCGCGCCGTGAACGCCTCGTACTTCGAGGCCACGTGGCTGCACCTGCAGATCTTCGCCGTCTTCCGGCCGGCCCTCGACCTCTTGGGGGCCCTCGCGCTCGCCCTGGTGCTGTGGCGCGGCGGGGCGCTCAGCGCCCAGGGGGCCCTCCAGCTCGGCACCCTCTACGCCTTCACCAGCTACGTGCGCCAGCTCTTCCAGCCGATCAACGAGCTGGCCGAGAAGTTCAACCTCCTGCAATCGGCCATGGCCTCGTCCGAGCGCATCTTCCAGCTCCTCGACACCCGGAGCGACATCCAGGATGCCGCCTCCCCGGTGTCGTCGCCGGGGCTGGTGGGCGGGGTGGAGTTCGATCGCGTCCACTTCGCCTACGAGGAGGGCCACCCCGTCCTCAAGGACGTGAGCTTCGTGGTCAAGCCCGGCGAGACGGTGGCCTTCGTCGGCCACACCGGGGCGGGCAAATCATCGATTCTCAGCCTCCTGGCGCGCTTCTACGACGTTCAGGAGGGGAGCGTGCGCCTCGACGGCCACGACGTGCGCGACCTGCCCCAGGCCACCCTGCGGCGAGGGGTCGGCTTCGTGCTCCAGGACGTGTTCCTGTTCGCGGGCGACATCCGCAGCAACATCCGGCTGAACGACCCGACGATCACCGACGCTCAGGTGGAAGAGGCCGCTCGCGCGGTCGGCGCCGACGCCTTCATCCGGCAGCTGCCCAAGGGTTACGAGACGGTGCTCTCGGAGCGCGGGACGACCCTCTCGACCGGCCAGCGGCAGCTGATCGCCTTTGCCCGGGCGCTCGCGTTCGACCCGGCGATCCTGGTGCTGGACGAGGCGACGGCCAGCATCGACAGCGAGACCGAGGCGGTGATCCAGGCGGCCCTTTCGCGCCTCAGCACGGGGCGCACCACCCTCGTCGTGGCCCACCGCCTCTCGACCATCCAGCACGCGGACCGGATCGTGGTGCTGCACCGGGGCGAGGTCCGCGAGGTGGGCACCCACGCGGAGCTCCTCAAGCGCGAGGGGCTCTACCACAAGCTCTGGCGCCTGCAGTTCGAGGCCCTCCAAGAAGCTGGCTAA
- a CDS encoding prephenate dehydrogenase/arogenate dehydrogenase family protein: protein MRVALIGLGLIGGSLGLALRAERADIEVVGWDLDPASIALALARGAIAHGALDPQTAAAAADRVVLATPVGAFPAIFAAIAPRLRPGAVVTDVASTKSAVSAWAAATGLNFVGGHPMAGTEQVGMSHARANLFRGATWCVTPAPGSDPAAVLAVEELASAVGAKPMRLDPATHDAFVAAVSHLPFLASAALVALTTSDPRWAEMAPVAATGYRDATRLASGSPEMYRDICTTNQAAIAPLLRSLAATLASLADRLDEPEAMEAFFTRARDARAEWLARRGPFGPPGRSGQA from the coding sequence ATGCGCGTCGCGCTCATCGGCCTCGGCCTCATCGGGGGCTCGCTGGGTCTGGCGCTGCGCGCCGAGCGGGCGGATATCGAGGTCGTCGGCTGGGACCTGGATCCCGCGAGCATCGCGCTCGCGCTCGCGCGCGGGGCGATCGCGCACGGGGCGCTGGATCCGCAGACGGCGGCGGCCGCGGCCGATCGCGTCGTGCTGGCGACCCCCGTGGGGGCCTTCCCTGCGATCTTCGCGGCGATCGCGCCGCGCCTTCGGCCGGGCGCCGTGGTCACGGACGTCGCGAGCACCAAGTCCGCGGTGAGCGCCTGGGCCGCGGCCACGGGCCTGAACTTCGTCGGCGGTCACCCCATGGCGGGAACCGAGCAGGTGGGAATGTCGCACGCGCGAGCGAACCTGTTTCGCGGCGCGACCTGGTGCGTCACGCCGGCGCCCGGCTCGGACCCCGCGGCGGTGCTTGCGGTCGAGGAGCTGGCGAGTGCCGTGGGCGCAAAGCCCATGCGGCTCGATCCGGCCACCCACGACGCGTTCGTGGCCGCCGTCAGCCACTTGCCCTTCCTGGCGTCGGCCGCGCTGGTCGCGCTGACGACCTCGGACCCGCGCTGGGCCGAGATGGCGCCCGTCGCGGCGACGGGCTACCGGGACGCGACGCGCCTGGCCTCGGGGAGCCCCGAGATGTACCGCGACATCTGCACCACCAACCAGGCGGCGATCGCCCCCTTGCTGCGATCGCTCGCCGCCACCTTGGCTTCGCTGGCCGATCGGCTCGACGAGCCCGAGGCAATGGAGGCGTTCTTCACCCGCGCGCGCGACGCACGCGCGGAATGGCTGGCAAGGCGGGGGCCCTTCGGCCCGCCAGGGCGATCGGGCCAGGCTTGA
- the aroF gene encoding 3-deoxy-7-phosphoheptulonate synthase: protein MIVVMRADSTAQDLAGVVALLDRQGLSAHVSQGEAHTIVGVVGSPIDHGELSPALEALSGVDRTVKVSKSYKLASRQFQPADTVIDVRGVKIGGPEVVVIAGPCSAESEEQCLRIGDAVASAGARLFRAGAYKPRTSPYAFRGHGEAGLEMLARVRETIGLPIVTEVLTPAHVALVASYADVFQIGARNMQNYLLLEEVGRTEVPVLLKRGPSATIEEWLLAAEYVMAQGNRKVILCERGIRTYETATRNTFDVNAVAYAKRETHLPVIADPSHGTGVRSLVSPVGLSAIAAGADGLIVEVHHDPDKSWSDAAQALGLETFGELMAKGEAVARAVGRDWAGVPV, encoded by the coding sequence ATGATCGTCGTGATGCGCGCGGACAGCACCGCCCAGGACCTCGCGGGCGTCGTCGCCCTGCTCGATCGCCAGGGCCTGAGCGCCCACGTCTCCCAGGGCGAGGCCCACACCATCGTGGGCGTGGTCGGCTCGCCGATCGACCATGGCGAGCTTTCCCCGGCGCTCGAGGCGCTCTCGGGCGTCGATCGGACGGTCAAGGTCTCCAAGTCGTACAAGCTGGCGAGCCGCCAGTTCCAGCCGGCGGACACCGTGATCGACGTGCGAGGCGTGAAGATCGGCGGCCCCGAGGTCGTGGTGATCGCAGGGCCCTGCTCGGCCGAGAGCGAGGAGCAGTGCCTGCGCATCGGCGACGCCGTCGCGAGCGCCGGCGCGCGCTTGTTCCGTGCGGGGGCCTACAAGCCGCGCACGAGCCCCTACGCCTTTCGCGGCCACGGCGAGGCGGGCCTCGAGATGCTCGCCAGGGTGCGCGAGACGATCGGGCTGCCCATCGTCACCGAGGTGCTGACGCCGGCTCACGTGGCGCTCGTGGCGAGCTACGCCGACGTCTTCCAGATCGGCGCGCGCAACATGCAGAACTACCTGCTGCTCGAAGAGGTGGGCCGCACGGAGGTGCCGGTCCTGCTCAAGCGAGGGCCTTCGGCGACGATCGAGGAGTGGCTGCTCGCGGCGGAGTACGTGATGGCGCAGGGCAACCGCAAGGTGATCCTGTGCGAGCGCGGCATCCGGACGTACGAGACGGCCACGCGCAACACCTTCGACGTCAACGCCGTGGCGTACGCCAAGCGCGAGACGCACCTGCCGGTGATCGCGGACCCGAGCCACGGCACCGGCGTGCGATCGCTGGTGTCGCCGGTGGGCCTCAGCGCGATCGCCGCCGGAGCCGACGGCCTGATCGTCGAGGTGCACCACGACCCGGACAAGAGCTGGTCGGACGCCGCGCAGGCCCTGGGGCTCGAGACCTTCGGCGAGCTGATGGCGAAGGGGGAGGCCGTCGCGCGCGCCGTCGGCCGCGACTGGGCGGGCGTGCCGGTCTAG
- the aroH gene encoding chorismate mutase, which produces MVTSCRGVRGATSADQNTPEAILAATRELLATLVEANGISPIDVASIFLTATPDLTADFPAQAARQMGWADAALLCAQEIAVPTATPRLIRVLIHWNTPKTAAEIRHVYLKEARTLRPDRALT; this is translated from the coding sequence ATGGTGACGTCCTGCCGCGGCGTACGCGGTGCCACCTCGGCCGACCAGAACACCCCCGAGGCCATCCTCGCGGCCACGCGCGAGCTGCTCGCGACCCTCGTCGAGGCCAACGGCATCTCCCCGATCGACGTCGCCAGCATCTTCCTCACGGCCACCCCCGACCTCACGGCCGACTTTCCCGCCCAGGCCGCCCGCCAGATGGGCTGGGCCGACGCGGCCCTGCTCTGCGCCCAGGAGATCGCGGTTCCCACGGCGACGCCGAGGCTCATCCGCGTGCTGATCCACTGGAACACCCCCAAGACCGCCGCCGAGATCCGGCACGTCTACCTCAAGGAGGCGCGTACCCTGCGCCCGGACCGCGCCCTCACCTGA
- a CDS encoding branched-chain amino acid transaminase yields the protein MQKPAYVFFRGDHVPFDEAKISVMTHGLNYGTGCFEGIRGYWNEEHQELYVLKMVPHFERIHQSARILHLHLAYSVEELGEIALSLIRRNAFKQDVYIRPLLYTADELIGARLHNLTSDFTMFAIPMSAAIKPEGIKVTVSSWRRIDDNAMPARGKVTGTYVNSALAKTEAYHHGFDDAIFLTMDGHVSEASGMNLFLVRNGRLITPGVQQNILEGVTRQAVMDIAREALGIETLERAVDRTELYVCDEMFLCGTGAQITPIATIDHRPVGGTGVVGPITRQIMDHFGRAVRGAHPRFADWVTPVYGSRHRA from the coding sequence ATGCAAAAGCCCGCGTACGTTTTCTTCAGAGGTGACCACGTCCCCTTTGACGAGGCCAAAATCAGCGTCATGACCCATGGCCTCAACTACGGCACGGGATGCTTCGAGGGGATCCGCGGCTACTGGAACGAAGAGCACCAGGAGCTCTACGTCCTCAAGATGGTGCCCCACTTCGAGCGAATCCACCAGTCCGCGCGGATCCTCCACCTGCACCTCGCCTACTCCGTCGAGGAGCTCGGCGAGATCGCCCTTTCGCTGATCCGCCGCAACGCCTTCAAGCAGGACGTCTACATCCGGCCGCTGCTCTACACGGCCGACGAGCTGATCGGCGCCCGGCTGCACAACCTGACGTCGGACTTCACGATGTTCGCGATCCCCATGAGCGCGGCGATCAAGCCCGAGGGCATCAAGGTGACCGTCTCGAGCTGGCGTCGCATCGACGACAACGCCATGCCGGCCCGAGGCAAGGTCACGGGCACCTACGTCAACTCGGCGCTCGCGAAGACCGAGGCGTACCACCACGGCTTCGACGACGCGATCTTCCTGACCATGGACGGCCACGTCTCGGAAGCCAGCGGGATGAACCTCTTCCTCGTGCGCAACGGCCGGCTGATCACCCCCGGCGTCCAGCAGAACATCCTCGAGGGCGTGACGCGCCAGGCCGTCATGGACATCGCCAGAGAAGCCCTCGGCATCGAGACGCTCGAGCGCGCGGTGGATCGCACCGAGCTCTACGTCTGCGACGAAATGTTTCTCTGCGGCACGGGCGCCCAGATCACGCCGATCGCGACGATCGACCACCGGCCGGTGGGCGGCACGGGGGTCGTGGGACCCATCACGCGGCAGATCATGGACCACTTCGGCCGGGCGGTGCGTGGCGCCCATCCGCGCTTCGCCGACTGGGTCACGCCGGTCTACGGCAGCCGGCACCGAGCCTGA
- a CDS encoding acyltransferase, with the protein MTETKPVSRLAYVDGLRALSALWVILYDVWRFNREPDLGVLTPLCASGHLGVEVFMVLSGFCLFYPMAHLWRLPAGHWRTFFVRRARRILPPYYAALLYAIVLPHLLAPLFGAAGLSLSPGSLPDAASLFVHVTMLQNLVDLPALINPSFWSLSLEAQYYLVFPLLALAIMRRRWKGVLAILAACAVYRLGFLALLGSDLSRQEFLLLNSIVGRLAIFTAGMVAALVIRESGGKRGAGLLDAIWGLSTVPLVMLGFYWYFHPVGPWPLSDVCLGVAAGGILLRHADAPRGLGRVLAMPGLVAIGERSYSFYLINRPTCYYVNHAVTQLVPGSPALQMGVTLALGVPLSLAIAALFYRGVEKPFMVRRKPPELRPQAATG; encoded by the coding sequence ATGACCGAGACCAAGCCCGTCTCCCGCCTCGCTTACGTCGACGGCCTTCGCGCCCTCTCGGCGCTGTGGGTCATCCTCTACGACGTGTGGCGCTTCAACCGCGAGCCCGACCTGGGCGTCCTCACCCCCCTGTGCGCCAGCGGCCACCTGGGGGTCGAGGTGTTCATGGTGCTCAGCGGCTTCTGCCTCTTCTACCCCATGGCCCACCTCTGGCGCCTGCCGGCAGGTCACTGGCGCACCTTCTTCGTGCGACGCGCCAGGCGGATCCTGCCGCCCTACTACGCGGCTCTGCTCTACGCCATCGTCCTGCCGCACCTGCTCGCCCCTCTCTTCGGGGCCGCGGGCCTGAGCCTGTCGCCGGGCTCGCTGCCCGACGCCGCCTCGCTCTTCGTCCACGTCACCATGCTCCAGAACCTGGTCGATCTGCCCGCGCTCATCAACCCGAGCTTCTGGTCGTTGAGCCTGGAGGCCCAGTACTACCTCGTCTTCCCCCTGCTCGCGCTCGCCATCATGCGCCGGCGCTGGAAGGGGGTGCTTGCGATCCTCGCGGCCTGCGCCGTCTATCGCCTCGGCTTTTTGGCGCTGCTGGGGTCGGACCTCTCGCGCCAGGAGTTCCTGCTCTTGAACTCCATCGTGGGACGCCTGGCCATCTTCACCGCCGGCATGGTCGCAGCCCTCGTGATCCGCGAGTCGGGGGGCAAGCGGGGCGCCGGCCTGCTCGACGCGATCTGGGGCCTCTCGACGGTGCCCCTGGTGATGCTCGGCTTCTACTGGTACTTCCACCCGGTGGGGCCGTGGCCCCTCTCGGACGTGTGCCTGGGGGTGGCGGCAGGCGGCATCCTCCTGCGCCACGCCGACGCCCCGCGCGGCCTCGGGCGGGTGCTTGCGATGCCCGGGCTGGTCGCCATCGGCGAGCGGTCGTACAGCTTCTACCTGATCAACCGTCCCACCTGCTACTACGTCAACCACGCCGTGACCCAGCTGGTGCCGGGCAGCCCGGCGCTCCAGATGGGGGTGACCCTCGCGCTCGGCGTGCCCCTGAGCCTTGCGATCGCGGCCCTCTTCTACCGCGGGGTGGAGAAGCCCTTCATGGTGCGCCGCAAGCCCCCCGAGCTGCGGCCGCAGGCGGCCACGGGGTGA
- a CDS encoding SGNH/GDSL hydrolase family protein — MRQKPVVEAWAIPTALLLLASCAINPPPTETAPPREPLPLPVADEGPPRQLLRLRASFRDALSDRAIPGARLDVDGVTCATDAEGFRTAYVPLAAQRALRASGGNYLPLSWSGAIEDGAQVVFRLTPSVVRMVAFGDSLTAGAKVSEPERFVYKIPRALRRSSSGVRVDVYPRGRSGDTYRGARDRLMEDVLSVRPDVVLVAFGTNDVAATPLRDFAGTVDAVLAPLSGRCRVMVADIPYKPRWAGQWNAQAAPFNRAIAEAAARHGATLVSWSARFKDAGDRGDWDLFYHQAPYDLRAPESRAQGDLHPNGAGNDLMASACAEVLAGWLTPEASLSVGAP, encoded by the coding sequence GTGCGCCAAAAGCCTGTGGTGGAAGCCTGGGCCATCCCGACGGCACTGCTCCTTCTCGCTTCATGCGCCATCAACCCTCCACCGACCGAGACGGCGCCCCCTCGCGAGCCCCTGCCCCTGCCTGTGGCGGACGAGGGGCCCCCGAGGCAGCTCCTGCGCCTGCGCGCCTCGTTTCGCGACGCGCTGAGCGATCGCGCGATCCCAGGGGCCCGCCTCGACGTGGACGGGGTGACGTGCGCGACCGACGCCGAGGGGTTTCGCACGGCCTACGTCCCGCTCGCCGCTCAGCGCGCGCTGCGCGCCTCGGGGGGCAACTACCTGCCGCTCTCGTGGAGCGGGGCGATCGAGGACGGGGCGCAGGTCGTCTTTCGCCTCACGCCGAGCGTCGTGCGAATGGTCGCCTTCGGAGACAGCCTGACGGCGGGCGCCAAGGTCAGCGAGCCTGAGCGCTTCGTCTACAAGATCCCGCGAGCGCTCAGGCGCTCCTCGAGCGGGGTGCGCGTGGACGTCTACCCGCGCGGCCGCTCGGGCGACACCTACCGCGGCGCGCGCGATCGCCTGATGGAGGACGTCCTCTCGGTGCGTCCCGACGTGGTGCTCGTCGCCTTCGGCACCAACGACGTGGCCGCCACCCCCCTGCGCGACTTCGCCGGCACCGTGGACGCGGTCCTCGCGCCGCTCTCCGGCCGCTGCCGCGTCATGGTGGCCGACATCCCCTACAAGCCCCGCTGGGCCGGCCAGTGGAACGCCCAGGCCGCCCCTTTCAACCGGGCGATCGCCGAGGCGGCGGCGCGCCACGGGGCGACCCTCGTCTCCTGGTCCGCGCGCTTCAAGGACGCGGGCGATCGCGGCGACTGGGACCTCTTCTATCACCAGGCCCCCTACGACCTTCGCGCCCCCGAGTCGCGCGCCCAGGGGGACCTTCACCCCAACGGCGCGGGCAACGACCTGATGGCCTCGGCCTGCGCCGAGGTCCTCGCGGGCTGGCTGACCCCCGAGGCCAGCCTCAGCGTGGGCGCTCCTTGA
- a CDS encoding ATP-binding protein: MRDTKPLNDPLLEGEGLALITMHDLDAIASRLLRTVAGAFRPASGVVMIVNAEDSAFLPFASLGGMDAPSLGIDSPLAFEILEKQVLMAASDLEGFDLPPGCDLVVPLAFERKVHGLMLLGPKQDGTAYGENERDRLRVLAAHSAIAFSHARAYRTIQNLNHALESKIYERTRELQEAYRHLKKAQAQLIHGEKMNSLGMLVAGVAHEINNPISFIYSGVGLLESNIDTLRRLRTHLEATLPADQMQAIDEEFALDSAFLHLDFLTRAFQDGATRVRDIVRNLRSFSRQDAYDYQEVNPRTCLESTASLVQAIHRHARIHLDLVDGPAIPGAEGPLNQVFMNLLVNACQAIEGPGEVSVRLSYAGESCQIEIADDGQGMSEEVKSHIFEPFYTTKPPGTGTGLGLSICHGILEKHHARIEVESELGKGSCFRLTFPTFGSEHNLALSERFEA, from the coding sequence ATGCGCGACACGAAACCACTCAACGACCCGCTGCTCGAAGGCGAGGGGCTCGCCCTCATCACCATGCACGACCTGGACGCGATCGCCTCTCGCCTGCTGCGTACCGTCGCGGGCGCGTTCAGGCCCGCCTCGGGGGTCGTGATGATCGTCAACGCGGAGGACTCGGCCTTCCTCCCCTTCGCGAGCCTCGGCGGCATGGACGCCCCCTCCCTGGGCATCGACTCGCCTCTGGCCTTCGAGATCCTGGAGAAGCAGGTGCTCATGGCGGCCTCGGACCTCGAGGGCTTCGACCTGCCGCCGGGATGCGACCTGGTGGTGCCGCTCGCCTTCGAGCGCAAGGTGCACGGCCTGATGCTGCTCGGCCCCAAGCAGGACGGCACGGCCTACGGCGAGAACGAGCGGGACCGGCTGCGGGTGCTCGCGGCCCACAGCGCGATCGCCTTCAGCCACGCGCGCGCCTACCGTACCATCCAGAACCTCAACCATGCCCTCGAGTCCAAGATCTACGAGCGGACCCGCGAGCTCCAGGAGGCCTACCGCCACCTCAAGAAGGCCCAGGCCCAGCTCATCCACGGCGAGAAGATGAACTCGCTCGGCATGCTGGTCGCGGGGGTCGCCCACGAGATCAACAACCCGATCAGCTTCATCTACAGCGGCGTCGGGCTGCTCGAGAGCAACATCGACACCCTGCGCCGCCTGCGCACCCACCTGGAGGCGACCCTGCCCGCCGACCAGATGCAGGCGATCGACGAGGAGTTCGCCCTCGACTCGGCCTTCCTGCACCTGGACTTCCTGACCCGCGCCTTCCAGGACGGCGCCACCCGCGTCCGCGACATCGTGCGCAACCTGCGCAGCTTCTCTCGTCAGGACGCCTACGACTACCAGGAGGTCAACCCCCGCACCTGCCTGGAGTCCACCGCGTCCCTGGTCCAGGCCATCCACCGCCACGCGCGCATCCACCTGGACCTGGTGGACGGCCCGGCCATCCCGGGGGCCGAAGGACCGCTCAACCAGGTCTTCATGAACCTCCTGGTGAACGCGTGCCAGGCCATCGAGGGGCCGGGCGAGGTCTCGGTGCGTCTGAGCTACGCGGGCGAGTCCTGCCAGATCGAGATCGCCGACGACGGCCAGGGCATGTCCGAGGAGGTCAAGAGCCACATCTTCGAGCCCTTCTACACCACCAAGCCCCCGGGCACCGGCACCGGCCTCGGCCTCAGCATCTGCCACGGCATCCTCGAGAAGCACCACGCCCGCATCGAGGTCGAAAGCGAGCTAGGCAAGGGCTCGTGCTTCCGGCTGACCTTCCCGACCTTCGGCAGCGAGCACAACCTGGCCCTCTCGGAGCGCTTCGAGGCATGA